The following are encoded in a window of Fusarium verticillioides 7600 chromosome 6, whole genome shotgun sequence genomic DNA:
- a CDS encoding protein farnesyltransferase subunit beta yields MRARSRLTRPRPRVLFPRSNNSNTATSNIRSNTRMASAARAPQPDVELSIPPLFTTEPLIRDSLPTESSRVQDATIDEVLPFLQGEEFDYCNFHGVPHLDRRLHVKFLHKQLGKLPAAFTPADPSRPWFFYWCLSALVLLGEDVTEYRQRLVDTVRPMQNQDGGFAGGFGHTSHLATSYATVLSLALVGGQDAYEAIDRRAMWRWLCSLKQPDGGFQMALGGEEDVRGAYCAAVIISLLNLPLELSQDSPARSAGHTGLFTGLADYVHQCQTHEGGVSAKPGIEAHGAYAFCALGCLSILDSPHRSIPRHLNVPLLISWLSSRQYAPEGGFSGRTNKLVDGCYSHWVGGCWPLIEAALNGPGSGPGGEEANSGGHALPAAKGSLFSRDGLIRYILCCCQDQSKRGGLRDKPSKYATWWPCF; encoded by the exons ATGAGAGCCCGTTCTCGTCTCACACGCCCTCGACCTCGCGTTTTATTTCCACGCAGTAACAACAGCAATACTGCCACCAGCAATATCAGATCAAACACAAGAATGGCTTCAGCTGCAAGAGCGCCACAGCCCGATGTTGAACTCTCCATACCGCCTCTCTTCACTACTGAACCTCTCATCCGCGATAGCCTACCCACAGAGTCATCGCGTGTCCAGGATGCAACGATAGACGAAGTCCTaccttttcttcaaggcGAAGAATTCGACTACTGCAACTTCCACGGCGTGCCCCATCTGGACCGTCGCCTCCATGTAAAGTTTCTGCATAAGCAGCTGGGAAAGCTGCCCGCCGCTTTCACACCCGCTGACCCCAGTCGGCCCTGGTTCTTCTACTGGTGTCTGTCTGCTCTTGTTCTCCTGGGAGAGGACGTCACGGAGTACCGACAGAGACTTGTCGATACCGTCCGGCCTATGCAGAATCAAGATGGAGGCTTCGCTGGTGGATTCGGACATACCTCGCATCTCGCCACCTCCTATGCAACCGTTCTGTCGCTGGCCCTTGTTGGCGGTCAAGACGCCTACGAGGCCATCGACCGTCGAGCAATGTGGAGATGGCTATGCTCACTCAAGCAGCCCGATGGAGGGTTCCAGATGGCACTCGGCGGCGAAGAGGACGTCAG GGGGGCTTACTGCGCGGCCGTCATCATATCGTTACTCAATCTACCTCTTGAGCTATCACAGGACTCTCCTGCACGATCCGCTGGCCACACTGGCCTGTTCACTGGGCTTGCAGACTATGTACACCAAT GCCAAACGCACGAGGGAGGCGTGTCGGCAAAGCCGGGCATCGAAGCACATGGTGCATATGCTTTTTGCGCTCTCGGATGCCTCTCGATTCTTGATTCTCCACATCGTTCCATCCCGAG GCATCTCAATGTTCCACTGCTTatctcttggctgtcttCGCGACAGTACGCCCCAGAGGGTGGTTTCTCAGGTCGCACCAATAAGCTAGTTGACGGTTGCTACAGTCACTGGGTCGGAGGATGCTGGCCCCTCATCGAGGCTGCACTCAACGGACCCGGGTCCGGTCCTGGAGGGGAAGAGGCCAATTCAGGCGGCCACGCGCTCCCTGCGGCCAAGGGTAGCCTTTTCAGCCGTGACGGCTTGATCCGCTACATCCTttgttgctgtcaagaccaGTCTAAGCGGGGTGGTCTGAGAGACAAACCGAGCAAGTATGCAACTTGGTGGCCCTGCTTCTAG